Within the Heptranchias perlo isolate sHepPer1 chromosome 39, sHepPer1.hap1, whole genome shotgun sequence genome, the region ggaaGACGACTgcggaggccacatactgtttggaaatgaggtagaggagcagacgGATCCggaggtgcagatacacaaatcattaaaagtagcgacgcaagttaaCAACGCCATTTAAAAAAAGATGTAAACAAAGCACTagggctcatttctagagaaatagaattgaaaagcagagaagttacgttgaACTTATAtcgcaccttggttagaccacacttgcacagttctggtctccatgttacaaaatGGATACAGaggaactggagaaggtgcaaagatgattcacaaggacgataccagaattgagagggtacaactatcaggaaagactgaacgggCTGGGGTTCTTTAATCAGCTTTACCTGCagcgtggttagaatgtggaaggtGGTACCACACGGAGTAGGTGAGGAGAATAGCACAGATGCCTTTAATGGGAAgcgagataggaacaggaggatatgttgatagggttagatgatgtaaggagggaggaggctcacgtggagcataaacaccagcacagacctgttggggcgaatggcctgtttctctgctgtacattctatgcaaatgCTGGCCCACACAAATTTTGAGGGGTTTGGATACACACATCCCTCAAAAATGTTGAATTTTTATATTAACATCGGTGCATTCTGCTTAATTCAAAAACACTTTTTACTTGATAGgtttaatgtaaaaataataaagTATTTATCTGTATTCAAAAAACCGACCTAAACCACTTTCCCAAAAGCTATCTGGACAATCACACTCCCCCCACTAACACTGTATCCCTAAGGCAGCAGAGATTCTCATCGCCCCCttctcagccgtggctcagtgggtagcactctcgcctctgagtcagaaggttatgggttcaagtcccactccagacactcgagcacataatccaggctgacactcccagtacagtactaagggagtgctgcacggtctttcggatgagacattaaaccgaggccccgtctgccctctcaggtggatgtaaaagatcccaggagagcaggggagttctccctggtgtcctgggccaatatttatccctcaactaatatcacaaacagattatctggtcattatcacactgctgtttgcgggagcttgctgtgcacaaattcgcatttcctacagtacaacaatgactacacttcaaaaagtacttcgctGTActagtaaagcactttgggatgtagtgaaaggcgctatataaatgcaagtctttctatttcttttcctTTTGGGACCTGGCTTCATCTCCAGTTCAAACTCCTTTCCGCGATTACTAACTAATCGGTACCCTGGTGTCTGGTTCGGAGATGACCACCTgcctctccactctccccaattTTTTCCCGATGCTCTTTCGTAAGCTTAGCACGGTGATCTCTGTAATGATTCTGTTTGTTGGTGCTATTTACTCGGGAGAAGAGTTGCGGAGGCCAATTTATAGCATCACAAACTTTGACACTTCAGCCCCGATTTTCTGAGTAAACACATAAAACGAGTTCGGAGAAATCGGAATCCTACTCTTAAATTCGGGATTTGGTACGTCCAAATTGGCAATCTCAGAGGCGAGCTGATGGGAGCGTCGAGAAAAAAGCTCCCCTGATTAAGTGCAGAACACTCTTCTGAGATTGGGAACTTCACTGAGGAAGAACGGAGAGCTTTATTCCACATATAACCATGCGATACCTCACCTGGGAATATCTGATGCGGACACTGGGCGCTTGAATTGAAAAAGCAATTCCCAGCACAAACACCCCGAGGGACAGATAATTCACCAAGTAAAACAAAATCCTGGCACACCATGGGCCTTAGAATCAGcttcttacagcacaggaggccattcggcccatcatgcctgtgccggctcttcgaaagagctatccaattagtcccactccccccaccctgctctttccccgcagccctgcaaatttttccttttcaagtattcatccgattctccttatgaaagttactattgaatctgtttccaccgtcctttcaggcagctcactccagatcataacaagctGCATCACTTTAGGATGTTGCCTTTTCAGGGGGCTTTACCTGGTCTGGAAAGGCGAACAAGTCCTGCCTGGGCTGCACTACGAGCCCTGGGCACGGGCCGGAGTGTGGTTTTAGGGAGTGTTCCCGGATGGCCCGAATCACTGATTAGCCCCTTTATAGGGTCATACCTGGTCTGGCAGTGCAGGTGATCCTACTCGTAAAGTGCTCCCCTTCCTCAGTGCTGGGGTTCAGTGGCTTCAAACCTATCAGGAGGGTTTACACACAGAAACAAACAGTGTTAGAGGTGGCTTACCCCACAACACACAGGTTAAGAtacgagaggtgtagaggaacagagggatggtggagtgcatgtccacaggtccctgaaggtagcaggacaggtagataaggtggttaaagaaggcatatggaatgctttcctttattagccaaggcatagaatataagagcagggaggttatgctagaactgtataaaactctggttaggccacagcttgagtactgcgtacagttctggtcaccacattacaggaaggatgtaattgcactagagaggatacagaggagatttacgaggatattgccaggactgaagaattttagttatgagggaagattggataggctggggttgttttccttggaacagaggaggctgaggggtgatttgattgaggtgaaaAAGTGATGAGGGGCCTAaaaagagtggataggaaggacccatttcccttagcagaagggtcaataaccagggggcatagatttaaagtaattggtagaaggattagagtgttAATTAAAGCTGAGGTGGGAGCACAGTTGACACCAGATTTTATGcggtgggagagagggatcaTTAAGCGTTCAGTAACTGCTGGAGACAAGAGCAGTGACCATCCTTTCCATGGACTGTAAACATACTACTGGGGTCTGCACGGGACTTGTCACAAGACTTACAAATAAgaaagcgcttttcatgacctcaggatgtcccaaagcactttacatcccCAATGAAgaacttctgaagtgtggtcactattataacgtaggaaacgtggcagccaatttgcacacagcaagctcccacaaacagcaatgagacaaatagcctgttttagtgatgttggctgagggatagatattggccaggacaacgggacGAACTCCccttgctcctcttcgaaatattgccatggaatcttttacatccacccgagaaggcagacctcggtttaatgtctcatccgaaagacgggcacctctgacagtgcagcactccctcattactggactgaagtgtcagccttttttgtgctcaagtctctggagtggggacttgaacccacgaccttctgactcggaggggaagagtgctgcccactgagtcactGTAGCAATCTCCTCAAAAGCATGTgtaacatcacacacacacacacaggacgaCCATTCTGTCTAACTGATTCCAGGCTTGAAACTGGGACATTGCCCCAACgcgatgagccaaatggtctccttctgtgccgtaaattgctGTGATCCTTGCAAGACCCGCCACTTGCATCCATcgaaccacagaaaagatacagctcagaagggggccgttcggcccattgtgtccgcgccggcccaaagaacaaccaggtgcccattctaatcccaccttccagcaccaggtccgtagccctgcagcttacagcactttaggtgcaggtccaggtactttttaaagagagtcgagggtccctgcctctaccaccaattcgggcagagaattccatacacccaccaccctctgggtaaaaaagtttttccctcatgtcccctctaatccttccgccaatcagcttaaatctatgtcctctagttcttgaactctccgctagagggaacaggtacttcctgtctactctatcagggcccctcataattttgtacacctcaatcaagtctcccctcagcctcctctgctccaaggaaaacaaccccagcctatccaatctctcctcatagctgcaatcttcaagccctggcaacattcttgtaaatcttctccacacacactctctctctctctctctctctctctcgagcaattacgtccttcctgtaatgtggtgaccagaactgcgcacaatactccagctgtggccttaccagcgttttatacagttccgtcattacatccctgcttttgtattctatacctcggctaataacggagagcattccgtatgccttcttcacaaccttatctacctgtactgccaacttcagggacctgtgcacatgcactccaaggtctctcacttcctctacccctctcaaaaTATCCCCGTTTACTGCGTACTCCCTATTACTGTTCGCCCTCCCCGAGTGCACCACCtcgcacttctccgggttgaactccatttgccactttgccGCCCGCTCCGCCAGCCCATTGACGTTCTCtcggagtccacagctatcctcttcccCGTCACCCACACGGCCAACATGCTTGCAGACGTGCAGTGCAACGGTTCGCCCGCCGTACTCGCTTCTGGCAGTCACGGGCAGGAGCACGGGCGAGCGGCCGGAGAAGGTGCCGTCCGGCCCCCCCTCGCGCCATTCGAGGTGGTCGGAGAGCGTTCCGCACGCCGCCTTCAGGGACCCCGCGCTCCCTCGACCCCCTCTCAACACGTTCCCGTCTAGCGCGTATTCCCTTCCACTGCGCGCGTCGCCTCGCGCTTCTCCGGGGTCGAACTCCGTTTGCCGCTTCTCCGCCAACCCACGGGGTCTACGGCGAGCCTCTCCGCCACCAACCGCGCGGCCAATTTTTGtggcgtctgcaaatttgccaatcgtgcccccctctgacgttcaagtccaaatcattaatataaaccacaagggaccccaacactgaccctacccctggggggggggggtgctgagcccccccccccaccacccccgacgCTGACCGACCGGCTCCTCACCTGGGACGACCGTGCCTCCTGTCAGGGGGTGCCAGGGGTCGGGGTCGGTGGCCAGGAAGAGGCAGTCGGGGTTCTTCAGGTAACCGCAGGCCTTCGCCAGCCTGACGAAGCTGAAGTTCTCGTCGTACCCGACCAGCACGGCCCGGACCTCCGAGTCCAGGACGCACTCGGACACGGCCAGGCCCTCGTCCTCCTCCCGCACCCCGCCCAGCACGCTGATGCCGGCCGACCTCAGCTCGCTGCACAGGCCCTCGCTGCCCAAGACGTAGACCTTGCCCCGCAGCCCGGCCGTGTCCCGCAGGTACAGGGCGCAGCAGTGGGCGGTGCCGAAGACCTCGTCCCGCTGCACCTGGAAGCCCAGGGCCTCGAACTTGCGCAGGTACATCTCCCGGGACCGGGTGCAGTTGTTGCTGACAAAGTAGACGCGCTTGCCCCGGGCCTTCAGGGCGCTCACCACCTCGGCGGCCCCTCCGATAGCCCGGGCCCCGTCCCACATCACCCCGTCGCAGTCGAACAAGAAGCTGTCGACGGCCGCCAGCAGCTCCTTGCCCTGGGCCCCGATGCTCAGCCGGCGGCAGCAGCTCACGGACGCGGCCATCGCCACCGGCCAGAGAAGGGGAGGGGCTTGGTGATTGACACCGCTTTTAGCCAATCGTAATCGAGCCCGTGACGTCTTGGGGGAGGCGGGACCGGCGATTGACACCGCTGTTAGCCAATCGTAGTCCACCCCGTGACGTCTAGGgggcgggatcggcgattgacaCCGCTTTTAGCCAATCGTAATCGAGCCCAGGACGTCTTGGGGGCGGGCTCGGCGATTGACACCGTTATTAGCCAATTGTACTCCAGCCCATGACGTCTTGGGGGCGGGCCCGGCGATTGACACCGCTATTAGCCAATTGTAGTCCAGCTCATGACGTCTTGGGGGCAGGCCTGGCGATTGTCACCGCTATTAGCCGATCGCAGTGGAACCGATGACGTCTTGTGGGGGCGGGCCGTCGCTAGGCACGCTTTATTtctactccctccccccccccacatacgCGCATATAAATACACCAATCACAGAGCGGGCCCCGCCAGCTAGCCTGTGATTGGGCAAAAGAAAAGGGGGCGGGAACAACTCCCCGCCGATTCCTGATTGACACCGATTTTAGCCAATCGAAGGCGAGCCGGTGACGTCGATGGACACCCCCACCCTTCCCGATAACGGGCCTCGCGAGCCAGTCGGTGAATGGGTAAAAGAAAAGGGGGCGGGACTCCCGCCGCCGAGCTTGATTGACACCGCTACTAACCAATGGAAAACGAGCAGAGGGCGTcacgtccccctccccccggggctgGGCTGCTTAAAGGGACCACGTCCCTCGGGGAGGTCTACGGTTGGTGAATGAGCATCCAAGCGCCGGCTGTGaccctgtccctccctcccttgtAACCCCGTCCAGAAAGAGTGGACATGGGTGAAGAAACGTGTTGTCCTCCAGGTTAAAGTAACCTGTatagggggttgccaaccctcccggattgccctggaggctccaggaattGATGATTAATCTCCTGCACACTGGCTACAGTGAGCAGACCCGAGAGAAAAGTGACAGGGTCGTTAAAAGCAATCTTTTTTCAAAGAAATAATTATTTTAACacttgtttattaattataacaagattttgcaccagacaagtgccaggcaatgaccatctccaacaagagagagtctaaccacctccccttgacattcaacggcattaccatcgccgaattccccaccatcaacatcctgggggtcaccattgaccagaaacttaactggaccagccatataaatactgtggctacaagagcgggtcagaggctgggtattctgtggcgagtgtctcacctcctgactccccaaagcctttccaccgtctacaaggcacaagtcaggagtgtgatggaatactctccacttgcctccaacaacactcaagaagctcgacagcatccaggacaaagcagcccgcttgattggcaccccatccaccaccctaaacattcactcccttcaccaccggtgcacagtggctgcagtgtgtaccatccacaggacgcactgcagcaactcgccaaggcttctttgacagcacctcccaaacccgcgacctctaccacctagaaggacaagggcagcaggcacatgggaacaacaccacctgcacgttcccctccaagtcacacaccatcccgacttggaaatatatcgccgttccttcattgtcgctgggtcaaaatcctggaactcccttcctaacagcactgcgggagaaccttcaccacacggactgcagcagttcaagaaggcggctcaccaccaccttctcaagggcaattagggacgggcaataaatgccggcctcgccagcgacgcacacatcccatgaacgaataaaaaaaaaagatgagaggggaaaaaaggctgtttgacaaaATGGGGTGGTTGGAGACGAGaagccatgtgatgaaacctcgagGGATACAACCAAACCAAAGTTAACAACCCTAAACCTGTAGCCAATCACTTTCTGTACTTGTAGATAAAAAGACTGATGTGGCGCTTGGCCAATGAATTGTACCTCAACCTGAGTCAACACCGTAGAGGGTACAGAGACAATTGGAGCAGATAAATGTGTTTTGGCGCaccttttaattaaaaaaaacacaatggcGCTTTCCTCGTTAATCACATTTTCCTCACCTCCCTGTAATTCTTGGGTTACTCTCATCGATGTGCCCATGAGTTGGATCTGTACACTGACTCACAAAATATATGTATGTGCTAAGGACGTATGTTGTAATCAGACCAGCAACAGAACTTTGCAAGCTGACCTGGTCATTTGATAAAATTTGCTAATATGTCACCACTAATGGTTGTCTTTATATTGTCGTAATGTTAATTTTTAACGTTTGTCAAGTAGATTCTTGGATTGTGTAATTATATGGTTTGAAAGAAGCATAGAAAATACAGGTTTGCATAGTGCCATGTATTTTAGCAAGAGGGTGGGTGTACTTAGGCACCTGCATCTCTGTGAGaaaaataacttacagaaacccagGAGGTCACTGAAACAACGCTGAGGCATTAGAATGGTGAAAAACCAGCAAGAGTCAAAAAACAGGTTGTCCTAACCTAGTATAAACATACTAAGACCCGATAATCATGAAAGGCTACGCACACAATAAGACAGTAAACAATCTGTGGTGGTTTTTGAGAGTCAGCATGGTGGAATGGTTTACAAACGGGAGAGGTGCGTATGTGCAGAACAACGCAGCCGAATAGTTTAAAAGATGGACATGCTCCCTCCTAAAAGTTAGATTTCTCAAGAGGGAGTGGtgggaagtccattgccacaggaaGTCCGCGAAGGTCAGGTCAGGTTGTATTTTTTGCTTGTCATTTATTGTAATCTATAGACAGTTGTATAATACTgttgtgagtcaatctattaaaagcttgctattttataaccacttggGCTAGAAtcaagaaggattaacaacccatagttgggACAGTAACGGGGAAAATCGGCTAACAGATTCTAATGCCTTAAAATAACTAATtgatgctacaattgtacagctaGACAGCAATTCTAAGATGGTGACCACTGAACTTTTGATTTGAGAATTGACCCTTACAGCATCACAGTTTTAATATGCTCGTGTGAGGTAACCATCTGATACAAAATGTGCCTTAATAGGATAAGCTGATTAGAGATGAGCCAGTGCGTTATGGCTCCCAAGTCTGAGGAATCTGTAATCACTGCGATATGGCTGCAAGGACAATACTTCtgcagaagaagaaaaagaatctTTGAAAATCATTTTAACCGATCTTGTCAGGTGGGAATCCCACGGGGAGGGGTGGAACCCCGGTTTTACAGCCCACCCGATACTGActtcaacggagagtaaaattagttggggtgtaaaaccagcattgcctcccaatcccgtcagtttcccgatgggtgtgttaggttaaaattgttcCCCAGTATTTTTTTAATTAGGGTTTGCATAGAATGGCAAGTTCAGGTTGGTGCTGAATCAAAGCAACAGATTCGGATGGTTTTAAATTTAACTGACTAATTTGTATCGCTCATTTACAAAATCAACCGGCGAACCCGCACAGAAGCAGAAACTCCATTGAGGAGCAAGGGCCGCCAATCCCACCCGCTGCCAGATCTCGACAGCAGCAAATCCAGGAAATCGCCAGTAGAATAacctccccgctcccctccccaataagaaagacttggattcatatagtgcctttcatgacctcaggacgtcccaaagtgctttccagccaatgaagtgcagtcgctgtcataatgcagcagccaatttgcgcacagcaagatcccacaaacagcaatgtggtagtgACCGgatttagcaatgttggttgagtgatgaatattggccaggacgcctcctcttcttcaaaatggctcCATGGAattttttacagccacctgaggtttaaggtctcatccaaaagacagcacctatctgacagtgcaacactcccttagtgctgcactggagtgggactgtgaacccacagccttctaactcataatgctacccattgagccaccaTTGACAATGCAACGACAGTCCCTCCCAACACCTCTCCAAGGTCCTCACTCCCGCCACATGAATGCCTTCAAAGTGTACGCCTTTTTAGATGTTGCATGTACATTACCAGGAATGTTTGAACAAACAGCAAAGAAGAAAAAAGCTAACAGCAAGATGATTCATTAATCTTCACTTCATTATTCCAAATCTTTAACAATGGAAAACTAAATATCACCCATGTGCAAACCCCTAGTGCCCACCTTCTGTGCTCTTTTGCCTATTCTGGTTCTCCTActtggtgcttccccagtggctacagctcgGGAGACGGAAGGCTGCTGAACCTCCTTGAGGTGGCCTTGATGGGCGACCTGGAGGAGCTCTGGGCATAGAGCGCCCGTCTACAGACTGCAGCGTTTCGGCCGTGACCGGAGCAGACCGAGCCAGCTGGCTGCCTGGGACCAACAAAGGCACTGGCTGAGGACCAGGTGCGCTGTGTTCCCGAGATAGGAGGGCAGGTGCCACTCACAGGGGGCTGCGCCACTGGTGTGCGGCAGCGCAGAGTGCAGGTGTGCCGGAAGGCTCTCGAAGCCCCTTGTCCATGCTCCCCTTCAGGCTTCGAAAGCCAGAGGAGATGCTGGAACCCAGAGGcaagatggcagcagtctgagctcccatcGAAGCTGCCAGAGATGCCACCAATGGCTCCTTTGCTGTGGGCCCCACTACAGTGTTCATCGAGCTGACCACTCGCCCCATGGTTTCGATGCCGTGCGTGAAAACCCCACACAAGTtacagctggactcctccatgctctcagATATTGTGCGCAAGCTTTCTGACAGGCAGGACAGTGCACTTCGAAGATCTGTGTGTATCCCCATCACTCTTCTTCGATAGTCTGGGCCCGTGAAGTCCACATCAGTGCCCTCCGCAGCAGGGCTAGGATGTGAGCTCCCCATCTGGCTATTTGCTTCCTCAGCCGTCTTAgccccctgccctagctcctgcgcacttgtgctgggTGACTCTCCCAGTGCACACCCCGCTAGCCTATCCTCCAAGAGACGCGGGGTGCCGGTCTCTGAGCGAGGGTAAAGTCGAgtgatgctttttcttttaatctgctctcctccccttcccctgctcTCTCAGCAGCTGGACCTGAGATGGAAGAGAGGGCCAAGGGTTAGCAGTCAGTGGCAACGCTATGCAGAGACAGACAACAACAAccgccttgcatttatatagcgcctttaacatagtaaagcatccccaggtgcttcacaggagcgtaatcagacaaaatttgacaccgagccacataaggagatattagggcaggtgaccaaaagcttggtcaaagaggtaggttttaaggagcgtcttaaaatggagagaggtggacaggtttttagggagggaattccagagattatggtctacacagctgaaggcacggccgccaatggtggagtgatggacatcggggatgcgcaagaggccagaattggaggagcgcagagatctcggagggttgtggggctggagagaggttagagagatgggggtgggaggagtggccatggaggggtttgaacacaagATGATTGGCTGCTCGAAGCAGCTGCACTTTGTCATGCAGTGAATGTGGGGGTGAGGTTTCAGTgagaaggaaaagaaaaagaggGGAAGATGTCCAGAAACCCTGTGAGATGTTGATCCTGAGCCTCACCAGTGTAGGATTTAAACCATtactttcaggattataatctaatcCAATCTAAGGACTGGTTCGTGACAACAACAAGACTACCAtggtactggtattatggttaaaggcaaagcagatttattaagcacatcacaattagtacaaaaaggtgatacttaacaaagagaaatagttacagtctgttccttgaaacctcggaagtagccctccaagtgactgtggtctctctctctctctctctctatccctccaagtgactgcggtctctctctctctctctctatccctccaagtgactgcggtgcggtctctctctctctctctctctatctctctatccctccaagtgactgcggtgcggtctctctctctctctctatctctctatccctccaagtgactgtggtctctctctctctctatccctccaagtgactgcggtgcagtctctctctctctctctatccctccaagtgactgcggtgcggtctctctctctctctctctatccctccaagtgactgcggtgcggtctctctctctctctctctatccctccaagtgactgcggtgcagtctctctctctctctctatccctccaagtgactgcggtgcggtctctctctctctctgtgttctgttgactgaagaattctcttcttccttgccagaatcttgtgcgccttcctcagcttttgaggtctccTCTTATCCCCTTTTTCAGG harbors:
- the pdxp gene encoding pyridoxal phosphate phosphatase isoform X1, yielding MAASVSCCRRLSIGAQGKELLAAVDSFLFDCDGVMWDGARAIGGAAEVVSALKARGKRVYFVSNNCTRSREMYLRKFEALGFQVQRDEVFGTAHCCALYLRDTAGLRGKVYVLGSEGLCSELRSAGISVLGGVREEDEGLAVSECVLDSEVRAVLVGYDENFSFVRLAKACGYLKNPDCLFLATDPDPWHPLTGGTVVPGLKPLNPSTEEGEHFTSRITCTARPGTGSLTAAVEVASNRKAEVIGKPSRFMFDCIACNSGGLDPARALMVGDRLETDILFGVNCGMQTVLTLTGVSSLREAQANMASDRPSQRKMVPNFYVDSVADFLPLLKD
- the pdxp gene encoding pyridoxal phosphate phosphatase isoform X2; the protein is MAASVSCCRRLSIGAQGKELLAAVDSFLFDCDGVMWDGARAIGGAAEVVSALKARGKRVYFVSNNCTRSREMYLRKFEALGFQVQRDEVFGTAHCCALYLRDTAGLRGKVYVLGSEGLCSELRSAGISVLGGVREEDEGLAVSECVLDSEVRAVLVGYDENFSFVRLAKACGYLKNPDCLFLATDPDPWHPLTGGTVVPGTGSLTAAVEVASNRKAEVIGKPSRFMFDCIACNSGGLDPARALMVGDRLETDILFGVNCGMQTVLTLTGVSSLREAQANMASDRPSQRKMVPNFYVDSVADFLPLLKD